A section of the Candidatus Omnitrophota bacterium genome encodes:
- a CDS encoding AAA family ATPase has product MAVGITAINEKVKKQSGFVEALKMEIGKVIIGQKYLLDRLLVGLLANGHMLVEGVPGLAKTLSIKTLSQAVNTKFQRIQFTPDLLPADLIGTLVYNPKEGTFTTKKGPIFANIILADEINRAPAKVQSALLEAMQERQVTIGENTFKLDEPFLVMATQNPIEQEGTYPLPEAQIDRFMLKINITYPNKEEEHKILKEMSFTDKEIKVNSVINPDDILRARKVVNEVYMDEKIEKYIIDIVFATREPHKYKLEDLDNLIQYGASPRASIYLTLASKAYAFIQGRGYVIPQDVKSIGPDVLRHRVIVSYEAEAEEKTSEDIIKKIFDETEVP; this is encoded by the coding sequence ATGGCTGTAGGCATAACTGCGATTAATGAAAAGGTAAAGAAACAAAGCGGCTTTGTTGAAGCGCTTAAGATGGAAATCGGCAAGGTTATTATAGGACAGAAATATTTGCTTGACCGGCTCTTGGTTGGCTTGCTTGCTAACGGCCATATGCTCGTTGAAGGAGTTCCGGGCTTAGCTAAGACCTTATCAATAAAAACATTATCGCAGGCAGTAAATACCAAATTTCAGAGGATTCAATTCACACCGGATTTGCTTCCAGCGGACCTCATCGGCACTTTGGTCTATAACCCTAAAGAAGGAACATTCACCACTAAAAAAGGTCCGATATTTGCTAATATTATTCTTGCTGATGAGATAAACCGTGCGCCGGCAAAAGTGCAAAGCGCGCTTTTGGAAGCAATGCAGGAACGCCAGGTAACTATTGGAGAAAACACATTTAAACTGGATGAGCCATTTTTGGTTATGGCAACCCAGAACCCTATTGAACAGGAAGGGACTTATCCTTTGCCTGAAGCTCAAATTGACCGGTTTATGCTGAAAATTAATATAACCTATCCCAATAAAGAGGAAGAGCATAAAATCTTAAAAGAGATGAGTTTTACCGATAAAGAGATAAAAGTCAACTCTGTTATTAACCCTGATGATATTCTGCGGGCACGCAAAGTTGTAAATGAAGTATATATGGACGAGAAGATCGAGAAGTATATTATTGATATTGTCTTTGCCACCAGAGAGCCGCATAAATATAAATTAGAAGATTTAGACAATCTTATTCAATATGGCGCTTCTCCCCGTGCCAGTATTTACCTTACCCTTGCCTCTAAAGCTTACGCGTTTATTCAGGGCAGAGGCTATGTTATTCCGCAAGATGTCAAGTCCATCGGGCCGGATGTATTACGGCATAGAGTTATTGTCAGTTACGAAGCAGAAGCGGAGGAAAAGACTTCCGAAGACATCATAAAGAAAATATTTGATGAAACAGAAGTGCCGTAA
- a CDS encoding VWA domain-containing protein, producing MRFANLGAIHLLWFVVFLVLFYFWAFKKRKATMERFAQKDLIADLASSLDKRKTRLKVILIILAVFLVVLSFSRPQWGFYWQEVKRKGLDIIIAVDISKSMLASDVKPNRLERAKLAIKDFIRHLQGDRVGLIAFAGEAFLQCPLTVDYGGFLLSVDSLNVNLIPRGGTSISRAVKEAIRGYEDGLNKYKALIIITDGEDHEGNAEKAAEEAKKEGVKIFCIGIGTPQGELITLTDEKGSKTFLKDNQGNVVKTRLDETTLQKIVLTTGGSYIRSGATRFGLNLVYEEKLSKMEKREFESKLAKQFEERFQIPLGLAFLLLIGELFITERKKGL from the coding sequence ATGCGGTTTGCTAATTTAGGAGCAATACACTTGTTGTGGTTTGTGGTGTTTTTGGTTCTGTTTTATTTTTGGGCATTTAAAAAAAGAAAAGCCACAATGGAGCGATTTGCCCAAAAGGACCTTATTGCAGATTTGGCCTCTTCGTTAGATAAGAGAAAAACGAGACTTAAAGTCATTTTAATAATTCTGGCGGTTTTTTTGGTTGTTCTTTCCTTCTCACGGCCGCAGTGGGGATTTTATTGGCAGGAGGTAAAACGTAAAGGTTTGGATATTATTATTGCGGTAGATATTTCCAAAAGCATGTTAGCTTCCGATGTTAAACCGAATAGATTAGAGCGCGCGAAACTGGCAATAAAAGATTTCATCCGACATTTGCAAGGTGATCGTGTGGGGCTCATTGCCTTTGCCGGCGAGGCGTTTCTGCAATGTCCTTTAACCGTGGATTACGGCGGATTCCTACTTTCAGTGGATAGCTTAAACGTTAATTTAATCCCCCGGGGTGGCACATCAATCTCCCGGGCGGTTAAAGAAGCAATAAGAGGCTATGAAGACGGACTAAACAAATACAAGGCGTTGATTATTATCACTGATGGCGAAGACCACGAGGGTAATGCTGAAAAGGCAGCCGAAGAGGCAAAAAAAGAAGGAGTGAAGATATTTTGTATCGGCATCGGCACGCCCCAAGGCGAATTAATTACCCTAACAGATGAGAAAGGCAGCAAAACATTCTTGAAAGACAATCAAGGTAATGTAGTTAAGACCAGATTAGATGAAACCACCTTACAGAAAATAGTACTTACCACAGGCGGCAGTTACATACGTTCCGGGGCTACCCGGTTCGGCCTAAACTTGGTTTATGAAGAAAAACTTTCTAAAATGGAGAAACGGGAGTTCGAGAGTAAATTAGCTAAGCAGTTTGAAGAGCGCTTTCAGATTCCTTTAGGATTAGCTTTTCTTTTACTTATAGGAGAGCTTTTTATAACTGAGCGTAAAAAAGGATTATGA
- a CDS encoding SDR family oxidoreductase, with amino-acid sequence MSSKKYALITGATSGIGASFARLLAQSGYNLIITGRREKIIQKVADELKANYRIDVQVILADFSQENDLDCLVMYLNKIDNIEILINNAGFGSRKIFFEDNFNNQEIMLKVHINAAVRLTHTIVPKMIKNGKGIIINVSSLAAFLPSSTTGLYCATKAFINSFSESMHLILKSKNIKVQALCPGFTKTDFHQKLDIGQSKLKNRGIIRWMAADEVVKISLSSLKKGKVIVIPGFFNKLIKLLITILPKNVYYKLASLESKKIP; translated from the coding sequence ATGAGTAGTAAAAAATATGCCCTTATTACAGGCGCAACAAGCGGTATCGGGGCCTCATTCGCAAGGCTTTTAGCCCAAAGTGGTTACAACCTAATCATTACCGGCAGAAGAGAAAAAATAATCCAAAAAGTCGCTGATGAACTTAAAGCAAACTATCGGATTGATGTTCAGGTAATATTGGCTGATTTCTCACAGGAAAATGATCTGGATTGCCTGGTAATGTATTTAAATAAAATCGATAATATCGAAATTCTGATAAATAACGCCGGGTTTGGCAGTAGAAAAATCTTCTTCGAGGACAACTTTAATAACCAGGAAATAATGTTAAAGGTTCATATCAACGCCGCAGTCCGTTTAACACATACGATAGTTCCTAAAATGATAAAAAATGGCAAAGGCATCATTATCAATGTTTCCTCATTAGCGGCATTCCTGCCTTCATCAACCACAGGGCTTTATTGCGCGACAAAAGCCTTTATCAACTCCTTCTCGGAATCAATGCACCTTATTTTAAAAAGTAAAAATATCAAGGTGCAAGCGCTTTGCCCGGGTTTCACAAAAACCGATTTTCATCAAAAACTGGATATAGGCCAATCAAAACTTAAAAATAGGGGAATTATTAGATGGATGGCGGCAGATGAGGTAGTAAAAATTTCTTTATCATCATTAAAAAAAGGGAAAGTTATAGTTATTCCGGGCTTCTTTAATAAGCTTATTAAATTATTAATAACTATACTACCTAAAAACGTATATTATAAATTAGCCTCGCTGGAATCAAAAAAAATTCCTTAA
- a CDS encoding VWA domain-containing protein codes for MSFQDPLFLLLIPLVLAGAYCLRKRKIKASLTFPADRLLEHVRPSLKVLLSKNIYLLRIIALCLIAVALARPQSPLEGSKIQTEGIDIVLALDVSTSMRALDFTLNGKRVNRLDAVKDVVQSFIRGRENDRIGLIGFAAQAYTVSPLTLDYSWLLGNLERVQIGMIEDGTAIGLGLASGLNRLKDTKAKSKVIILLTDGRNNAGDISPSLASETAKSLGIKVYTIGAGTKGLAPYPVRDFFKNKVYRSIKIDIDEDVLRDIAAKTGAKYFRATDTKSLREIYSEIDKMEKTPMEEKGYLEYKELFTVFLSIALALIMLEVGLSNTILRRIP; via the coding sequence ATGAGTTTCCAGGATCCTTTATTTCTATTATTAATTCCCCTCGTTTTAGCAGGAGCATACTGCTTACGAAAGAGAAAAATTAAGGCAAGCCTCACCTTTCCCGCAGATAGGCTTCTTGAGCACGTGAGGCCGTCGCTAAAAGTACTTTTAAGCAAAAACATATATTTGTTGCGAATTATAGCTCTTTGCCTGATAGCAGTAGCTTTAGCCCGCCCCCAGTCTCCTCTTGAGGGATCCAAGATTCAAACCGAGGGAATTGATATTGTTCTGGCTTTAGATGTTTCTACAAGTATGCGAGCTTTAGATTTTACCTTGAACGGTAAAAGAGTTAACCGTTTAGACGCGGTAAAAGACGTTGTGCAAAGTTTTATCCGGGGCAGGGAAAACGACCGTATAGGATTGATAGGATTTGCGGCGCAAGCCTATACTGTAAGTCCGCTCACCCTTGATTATAGCTGGCTCCTTGGAAATCTCGAACGTGTCCAGATAGGAATGATTGAAGATGGCACGGCCATAGGTTTGGGCCTGGCTTCCGGCCTAAACCGCCTTAAAGACACAAAAGCCAAAAGCAAAGTGATTATTTTATTAACTGACGGAAGAAATAATGCCGGCGATATTTCACCCTCTCTAGCCTCGGAAACCGCCAAGTCTTTAGGGATAAAAGTGTACACTATTGGCGCTGGCACCAAAGGATTAGCTCCTTATCCGGTAAGGGATTTCTTTAAGAATAAGGTATATCGGTCAATAAAGATAGATATTGATGAGGATGTTTTAAGGGATATTGCCGCTAAAACCGGGGCGAAGTATTTTCGGGCTACTGACACAAAGTCTTTACGCGAAATTTACAGTGAGATTGACAAGATGGAAAAAACACCTATGGAAGAAAAAGGCTATTTGGAATATAAGGAATTATTTACTGTATTTTTAAGCATTGCCCTGGCGTTGATAATGTTAGAAGTTGGCTTAAGTAACACTATTTTAAGAAGGATACCTTAA
- a CDS encoding tetratricopeptide repeat protein, whose product MKLSFKIFILAVSCVLVLVRMSFAASAPAGVKEGNSLYRQGKYDEALKYYNEAEVDMPDSDVVNFNTGTALYRRGDYKKAIEAFSKALLSDNPGIEEKAAYNIGNSKFRSGKLKENADLASAVNLYREAGDYYKRAIELDQDNTNAKYNYEFAEKELKILLDKLKQQQERPQQDNQRKEAEEQKQQQEQAESRASEQKQKEQEQKQQTTAQGDEEKEGGQEEQVQEQAKACEPEQEVQEEMSEDEARMILDRYDQQDQSAGNMNRDARGRRYPPVLKDW is encoded by the coding sequence ATGAAACTAAGCTTTAAGATATTTATATTGGCTGTAAGTTGTGTGCTTGTTCTTGTGAGAATGAGTTTTGCTGCATCTGCCCCTGCCGGCGTGAAAGAGGGAAATAGCCTCTATCGCCAGGGTAAATATGATGAGGCGTTAAAATATTACAATGAGGCTGAAGTTGATATGCCCGATTCCGATGTAGTTAATTTTAATACAGGCACAGCGCTTTACCGGAGAGGAGATTATAAGAAAGCTATAGAGGCATTTAGCAAAGCTTTACTTAGCGATAATCCCGGTATTGAAGAAAAAGCAGCCTATAATATAGGAAACAGTAAGTTTCGCTCAGGCAAACTTAAAGAGAATGCGGACCTAGCCTCAGCCGTCAATCTGTATCGCGAAGCAGGCGATTACTATAAACGGGCGATAGAGTTAGACCAGGATAACACCAATGCCAAATACAACTATGAATTTGCAGAAAAAGAACTCAAAATTCTCCTGGATAAGTTAAAACAACAGCAGGAGCGGCCTCAACAGGATAATCAGCGAAAAGAAGCAGAGGAGCAAAAACAACAGCAGGAACAGGCAGAGTCTCGTGCTTCTGAACAGAAGCAGAAAGAGCAGGAACAAAAACAGCAAACAACTGCTCAGGGAGACGAAGAAAAAGAAGGCGGACAAGAAGAACAGGTTCAAGAGCAAGCTAAAGCCTGTGAACCAGAGCAGGAAGTGCAGGAAGAAATGTCTGAAGATGAAGCGAGGATGATACTTGACCGCTATGATCAACAGGATCAGTCAGCCGGTAATATGAATAGAGATGCAAGAGGAAGACGTTATCCGCCTGTATTAAAGGATTGGTAA
- a CDS encoding DUF58 domain-containing protein gives MIPKEILQQIRRIQITTSRMVTDVFAGQYQSVFKGRGMEFNEVRRYFPGDDVRSIDWNVTARAGEPFVKKFTEERELTVMFLLDLSRSGYFGTVNKLKRQLAAEICSLLTFAAMQNNDKVGLIAFTDRIEKFVPPRKGLRHGLRIVREALYLEPQNKKTNISGALEYLSRISRRRTVSFIISDFYDDGFEKLLSITNKRHDITAITITDPKEIDLPDAGIISLSDSETGSETLVDSSNQAIRKRFNENAIRTFKERSRCFKRINVDSVDIRTDIPYSRALFSFFRMREKRTRR, from the coding sequence ATGATACCTAAGGAAATCTTGCAGCAGATTAGGCGGATTCAAATAACTACCTCTCGTATGGTAACAGATGTATTTGCCGGTCAATACCAGAGCGTGTTTAAAGGCCGGGGCATGGAGTTCAATGAAGTTCGCCGGTATTTCCCGGGAGATGATGTGCGCTCAATAGACTGGAACGTTACTGCCCGTGCAGGCGAGCCTTTTGTCAAGAAATTTACAGAAGAAAGAGAACTTACCGTGATGTTTCTTTTGGATTTATCGCGGTCTGGTTATTTCGGCACGGTGAATAAGCTGAAACGTCAACTGGCTGCTGAGATTTGTTCGCTTCTTACCTTTGCCGCGATGCAGAACAATGATAAGGTAGGGCTGATTGCCTTTACCGACAGAATAGAGAAGTTTGTTCCTCCCCGTAAGGGTCTTCGGCACGGATTGCGTATTGTGCGTGAGGCGTTATATCTTGAGCCACAAAACAAAAAAACCAATATATCAGGAGCCTTAGAATACTTGAGCAGGATTTCAAGGCGCAGGACAGTGAGTTTCATTATATCTGATTTCTATGATGATGGATTCGAAAAACTATTGAGCATTACTAATAAACGGCATGATATTACCGCCATCACCATTACAGATCCCAAGGAAATAGATTTGCCCGATGCAGGAATTATTTCTTTAAGCGACTCCGAAACAGGAAGCGAAACTTTAGTGGATAGCTCAAACCAGGCGATACGTAAGAGATTTAATGAAAATGCAATAAGAACATTCAAAGAACGCTCAAGGTGTTTTAAACGCATAAATGTTGACAGCGTTGACATCCGCACGGATATACCTTACAGTAGGGCTTTATTTTCATTTTTTCGGATGCGGGAGAAGAGAACAAGAAGATAA